Proteins found in one Aminivibrio sp. genomic segment:
- the modA gene encoding molybdate ABC transporter substrate-binding protein has protein sequence MKTILKQFRVLLFFSLLVMLPSLPARAEIVAAAASLQPAMQKAIPQFNREHGADLQGVYGASGNLARQIENGAPFGLFLSADEKWARYVREKGFLDCDPLPFVKMPLVLWRMGSEAPSIELLGSEGLKIAIANPETAPFGRMAKEYLQEKGFFDKIEKSGRLILGGDVLKTALAAQSGGADLAVIPLSVALRLEGGRWTELDTPPQVLFGGLVKGKKTVQLEAFWTFLRSPEAEPVMKEFGFIPVDR, from the coding sequence GTGAAGACGATTCTCAAGCAATTTAGGGTTTTGCTTTTCTTTTCTCTCCTCGTCATGCTTCCGTCCCTGCCCGCCCGGGCAGAGATCGTCGCAGCCGCCGCATCCCTCCAGCCTGCCATGCAAAAGGCCATTCCCCAGTTCAACAGGGAGCACGGAGCGGACCTCCAGGGTGTCTACGGGGCCTCAGGGAACCTGGCGCGGCAGATTGAAAACGGCGCCCCCTTCGGGCTCTTCCTCAGCGCCGATGAAAAATGGGCCCGGTACGTCCGGGAGAAAGGTTTTCTCGACTGCGATCCCCTGCCCTTCGTGAAGATGCCACTGGTACTCTGGCGCATGGGGAGCGAAGCTCCCTCCATCGAACTGCTCGGCTCGGAAGGGTTAAAGATCGCCATCGCAAATCCCGAGACGGCGCCCTTCGGGAGGATGGCGAAAGAATATCTTCAGGAGAAAGGTTTTTTCGATAAAATCGAAAAAAGCGGGAGGCTCATCCTCGGAGGTGACGTGCTGAAGACGGCCCTCGCCGCCCAAAGCGGCGGAGCGGACCTGGCGGTCATTCCCCTCAGCGTCGCCCTCCGGCTTGAGGGAGGCCGGTGGACCGAACTGGACACCCCGCCCCAGGTGCTCTTCGGCGGACTCGTCAAAGGAAAGAAAACAGTGCAGCTCGAGGCCTTCTGGACCTTTCTCCGCTCTCCCGAGGCGGAACCGGTGATGAAGGAGTTCGGTTTTATACCTGTGGACCGCTGA
- the modB gene encoding molybdate ABC transporter permease subunit, with protein MLPPFLLSLKVLFFTIPILILLGGGVGWTLARREFFGKECCSLLVQLPLILPPSVMGFYLLFFIGRSPLLREMDILFSFPALVLGASVSAAPIMIQSARAAFASVDRELEDAARTLGKKESAIFFTVTLPLARRTLLVGLALSAARALGDFGVSMMIAGNIPGRTQTLPLYIYNQVETLNFARAHGAALLLVGAGLASLYAVRMLEEGRKGQHASC; from the coding sequence ATGCTCCCTCCCTTTCTCCTGAGCCTGAAAGTTCTTTTCTTCACCATCCCGATTCTGATCCTCCTCGGAGGAGGGGTCGGGTGGACTCTTGCCCGCAGGGAGTTTTTCGGCAAAGAATGTTGCTCTCTTCTCGTTCAGCTTCCCCTGATACTTCCGCCGTCGGTGATGGGCTTTTATCTTCTTTTTTTTATCGGAAGATCTCCCCTTCTCAGGGAAATGGACATTCTCTTCTCTTTTCCCGCCCTCGTTCTCGGCGCCTCCGTATCGGCGGCGCCCATCATGATCCAGTCAGCCCGGGCGGCCTTCGCCTCAGTGGACAGAGAGCTCGAGGATGCCGCCCGGACCCTGGGGAAAAAAGAATCCGCAATTTTTTTCACCGTCACCCTGCCCCTTGCCCGGCGCACGCTTCTCGTGGGACTCGCCCTTTCCGCGGCGAGAGCGCTGGGGGACTTCGGCGTCTCCATGATGATCGCCGGCAATATTCCGGGGCGGACCCAGACCCTCCCCCTTTATATCTACAACCAGGTGGAAACCCTCAATTTCGCCCGGGCCCACGGAGCGGCCCTGCTTCTCGTGGGAGCGGGGCTCGCAAGTCTCTACGCTGTCCGGATGCTGGAGGAAGGAAGGAAGGGACAGCATGCTTCGTGCTGA
- a CDS encoding ABC transporter ATP-binding protein, translating into MLRAEFRDAAGSFFLNISMEVGAETAVLFGRSGSGKSLTLRSLAGLRTPVEGRIILGERVLFSSSERINLPPRDRKVGLLFQDLALFPHMTALENVAYALPKGRKGRMKAEEWLARVKMSGFEDRLPERLSGGQRQRVALARALAAEPDLLLLDEPFSALDGPLRRSLRKELRDIRLEAGIPMVYVTHQIEDLCSLGDRVTIMKDGATTESFPVGRLWERGARGEAWNALGWGNLFRGSIVCREGGFRFEGETVSLDLDGGGLFTGEGLVFVAPDRIRILYPDLPVDQDLGNNLFTAVVEEILPLGSSVRLYLAAEDGTVWQTEHSSGSYEALRLHPGSPVRFAVPPSAPEVWMGPGMGVPEFNRNRAENLPLRS; encoded by the coding sequence ATGCTTCGTGCTGAATTCCGTGATGCGGCCGGCTCTTTTTTCCTGAACATTTCCATGGAGGTAGGCGCGGAAACGGCGGTGCTCTTCGGACGAAGCGGCTCGGGTAAATCCCTGACCCTCAGGTCGCTGGCAGGCCTGAGGACTCCCGTGGAAGGGAGGATCATCCTCGGGGAAAGGGTTCTCTTTTCTTCTTCGGAAAGGATAAACCTTCCTCCCCGGGACCGGAAGGTGGGGCTTCTTTTCCAGGACCTGGCCCTCTTCCCCCATATGACCGCCCTGGAAAACGTGGCCTACGCCCTGCCCAAGGGGAGGAAGGGACGGATGAAGGCAGAGGAATGGCTCGCCAGGGTGAAGATGTCGGGCTTTGAGGACCGGCTTCCGGAGAGACTGTCCGGAGGGCAGCGCCAACGGGTCGCCCTTGCCCGGGCACTTGCGGCCGAACCGGATCTCCTTCTGCTGGACGAACCCTTCAGCGCCCTGGACGGCCCCCTGCGGAGAAGCCTCCGCAAGGAACTCCGGGACATCCGGCTGGAAGCGGGCATCCCCATGGTGTACGTCACCCACCAGATCGAGGATCTCTGCTCCCTGGGCGACCGGGTCACCATAATGAAAGACGGGGCCACGACGGAGTCCTTCCCGGTCGGGCGTCTCTGGGAAAGGGGAGCCCGGGGTGAGGCATGGAACGCCCTGGGATGGGGAAATCTCTTTCGGGGCAGCATCGTCTGCAGGGAAGGCGGCTTCCGTTTCGAAGGGGAGACAGTCAGCCTTGACCTTGACGGCGGGGGGCTTTTTACTGGAGAGGGACTGGTTTTCGTGGCGCCTGACAGGATCCGGATTCTCTACCCCGATCTTCCGGTGGACCAGGACCTGGGGAACAATCTTTTCACCGCGGTTGTGGAGGAGATACTCCCCCTGGGGAGTTCCGTCAGGCTCTACCTGGCGGCCGAAGACGGAACAGTTTGGCAGACCGAGCATTCTTCCGGTTCTTACGAAGCCCTCAGGCTCCACCCCGGCTCTCCCGTCCGGTTCGCCGTCCCGCCCTCCGCCCCCGAGGTCTGGATGGGACCGGGAATGGGCGTTCCGGAGTTCAATCGGAATAGAGCAGAAAACCTCCCTCTCCGTTCTTGA
- a CDS encoding acetamidase/formamidase family protein, with the protein MFFALLFFSALALLLFAPSAGSARTRTFFITKEQAYNGMLRSDIPPALVIDDGDTVVFNTVMLLGGNLSPDLTFDDMLALRTEMKEKGIGVYAFTGPFHINGAEPGDTLEVRIRRLVPGKYAVTHIYPDHMNIGGLPEGFSKGFLKPLYLSEDRKTIEFAPGVTLQTRPFLGTMAVAPRNGEELPPAVPGYFAGNMDNKELVEGTTLYIPVNVPGALFMAADAHALQGDGEVSIAAAETYFEEAELQFVVRKDMKLHYPLAESPTHWIVMGFHRDLNEAMKTAIREAVSFLMREKGLSREEAYSLCSLAVDFRVTQVVDGDKGIHGMIPKSVFS; encoded by the coding sequence ATGTTTTTCGCACTGCTGTTTTTTTCCGCCCTCGCCCTTCTTCTGTTTGCCCCTTCCGCAGGAAGCGCCCGGACCAGGACGTTCTTCATCACGAAGGAGCAGGCTTACAACGGCATGCTCAGGTCCGACATCCCCCCCGCCCTCGTAATCGACGACGGTGACACCGTGGTGTTCAACACGGTCATGCTCCTGGGCGGGAATCTTTCTCCGGACTTGACCTTTGACGACATGCTCGCTCTCCGCACGGAGATGAAGGAAAAGGGCATCGGCGTCTACGCCTTTACAGGACCCTTCCACATCAACGGGGCCGAACCCGGCGATACCCTGGAGGTACGGATCAGGCGGCTCGTCCCCGGCAAATACGCCGTAACCCACATCTATCCCGACCATATGAACATCGGAGGCCTGCCCGAAGGATTCAGCAAGGGCTTCCTGAAACCTCTCTACCTGTCGGAGGACAGAAAGACCATTGAATTCGCCCCCGGCGTGACCCTGCAAACCCGGCCGTTCCTGGGCACCATGGCCGTAGCGCCCAGGAACGGCGAAGAGCTGCCCCCGGCGGTCCCGGGTTACTTTGCCGGAAACATGGACAACAAGGAACTTGTAGAGGGAACAACCCTTTACATCCCCGTGAACGTTCCCGGGGCTCTCTTCATGGCCGCGGACGCCCACGCCCTCCAGGGGGACGGGGAGGTGAGCATCGCCGCCGCCGAGACCTATTTTGAGGAAGCGGAGCTTCAGTTCGTGGTCCGGAAGGATATGAAACTCCACTACCCTCTGGCCGAGTCGCCGACCCACTGGATCGTCATGGGATTCCACCGCGACCTGAACGAGGCCATGAAGACGGCCATCCGTGAAGCAGTCTCGTTCCTCATGAGGGAAAAGGGGCTCTCCCGGGAGGAAGCCTACTCCCTGTGCAGCCTCGCAGTTGATTTCCGCGTCACCCAGGTGGTGGACGGCGACAAGGGCATCCACGGCATGATCCCCAAGTCGGTCTTCAGTTGA
- a CDS encoding efflux RND transporter permease subunit, which produces MGGLVRFCIKRPVFTWAMVFVLVLLGVSSYNQLAVALLPKVDIPIVVIQTVYEGASPNEIEQLVTKPLEDAIADLEGLDKITSYSAESNSFVVLEMEVDVNVDQALVDVSNKVKSARNKLPDGVDEPIFRKVDINAQPFMVVAFTSSLPEKEAKKIIEDNIVPRLSRVEGVGQTNVTGGRDREIRILLDPVSLNEYRVSIQTLAAAVAANNVTNPSGYITQEKDETWLRLIGEFNRADELENIMIPTASGNPVRLRDLGTVVDGEQDVRSIARVNGNPVVQLRISARPNSDVVRAGELVKKELGALMKTMPDFTVEIPFDDTKFIESSVKNVLRDMGFGILLTVVVLYLFLKRFSATFIVSVAMPVALFATFMPLVMHDYSLNIMSSLGLAISMGVLVNNSILIIENIYRFRDMGYSPEEAAEKGTVEISLSVIAGTATNLGVFLPVAIMRGIAGQFLVQYAMTIVYATLFSLWVSLTLTPSMAARIKPDKGVPRMGRILCGWWDWFYSGFEELFLFFLRRCLAHPVITVVIFLGLTYGAFSMGGLIGSEMMPRTDSGVMTVDITLPSNTPVFVTQDRVKEIENHIRQTLPSLEYVVSTVGASGRNQGTHKATVEAYFAEDPDRPSTMEMADRIRPFVNAMPGVDGSVSGFRKNMGGGKPIQIVVKGEELETLYRIAETIRDRIRHVPGIVDAGIDVEMGKPELQVLPVRWRLSQFGIDMTTLSHVIYGYLVGMDAGKFRQGGFEYDIKARISPDKAKDIFKVQDLPIMTTYGLMPLKEFADVQWRDGPTEVVREDRQKAVTVEADARYISVGEATANARQAIADLDLPEGYSIDYGGDAEFMEETFGELGRALFLAIGLTFIIIAAILESWFFAFVIILTVPLSALGVIPSMLLSGVAISIFALIGLIMLVGLVVNNAIVVIDYAETRRKDEGEPAAVAIEKACAIRLRMLFMAISAAVISMVPLALGTGQGGALRQPIAFVAIGGLVAGGIIALLVVPAVYKLYWGFRERRAARKNQAASPEPE; this is translated from the coding sequence ATGGGCGGTCTTGTACGTTTCTGCATAAAACGCCCTGTTTTTACCTGGGCGATGGTGTTTGTGCTCGTCCTCCTCGGGGTAAGCAGCTACAACCAGCTTGCGGTGGCCCTGCTTCCCAAGGTGGACATTCCCATCGTGGTGATCCAGACCGTCTACGAGGGCGCCAGCCCCAACGAGATCGAGCAGCTGGTGACGAAGCCCCTGGAGGACGCCATTGCCGACCTCGAGGGACTGGACAAGATCACGAGCTACTCCGCGGAGAGCAACTCCTTCGTGGTCCTCGAAATGGAAGTGGACGTGAACGTCGATCAGGCCCTCGTGGACGTGTCCAACAAGGTGAAGTCAGCCCGGAACAAGCTTCCCGACGGCGTTGACGAGCCCATCTTCAGGAAGGTGGACATCAACGCCCAGCCCTTCATGGTCGTAGCCTTCACAAGCTCTCTTCCGGAGAAGGAAGCGAAAAAGATCATCGAGGACAACATTGTCCCCCGTCTTTCCCGGGTGGAGGGGGTCGGCCAGACCAACGTGACCGGCGGCCGGGACAGGGAGATCAGGATCCTGCTCGACCCCGTCTCCCTCAACGAATACCGGGTGAGCATCCAGACCCTGGCGGCGGCGGTGGCGGCAAACAACGTCACCAATCCTTCCGGGTACATCACCCAGGAGAAGGACGAAACGTGGCTTCGCCTCATCGGCGAATTCAACAGGGCCGACGAACTGGAGAACATCATGATCCCCACCGCATCGGGAAACCCCGTGCGGTTGAGGGACCTGGGAACGGTGGTGGATGGCGAGCAGGACGTGCGGTCCATCGCCCGGGTGAACGGAAATCCGGTGGTGCAGCTCCGGATCAGCGCCCGCCCCAATTCCGACGTGGTGAGGGCGGGAGAGCTGGTGAAGAAGGAGCTCGGCGCTCTCATGAAGACCATGCCGGACTTCACGGTGGAAATTCCCTTCGATGATACGAAGTTTATCGAGTCGTCGGTCAAGAACGTGCTCCGGGACATGGGATTCGGCATTCTCCTCACCGTGGTGGTGCTGTACCTGTTCCTCAAGCGTTTTTCGGCCACATTCATCGTCTCCGTGGCCATGCCCGTGGCGCTCTTCGCAACCTTCATGCCCCTGGTCATGCACGACTATTCCCTGAACATAATGAGTTCCCTGGGGCTTGCCATCTCCATGGGCGTCCTGGTGAACAACTCTATCCTCATCATCGAGAACATCTACCGCTTCCGGGACATGGGGTATTCCCCCGAGGAGGCGGCGGAAAAGGGAACGGTGGAAATATCCCTGTCGGTTATCGCCGGCACAGCCACGAACCTCGGGGTGTTCCTTCCCGTGGCCATCATGAGGGGAATCGCCGGTCAGTTCCTCGTCCAGTACGCCATGACCATCGTCTACGCCACCCTCTTCTCCCTTTGGGTTTCCCTGACGCTTACGCCCTCTATGGCGGCGAGAATCAAGCCTGACAAAGGTGTTCCCAGAATGGGGCGCATTCTCTGCGGATGGTGGGACTGGTTCTACTCGGGGTTCGAGGAGCTGTTCCTCTTCTTTCTGAGGCGGTGCCTTGCCCATCCGGTGATCACCGTCGTGATCTTCCTCGGGCTCACCTACGGCGCCTTCAGTATGGGAGGGCTTATCGGGTCAGAGATGATGCCCCGCACCGACAGCGGCGTCATGACGGTCGACATCACCCTGCCCAGCAACACCCCGGTATTCGTCACCCAGGACCGGGTGAAGGAGATCGAGAATCACATCCGGCAGACCCTTCCGTCGCTGGAATACGTTGTCTCAACAGTAGGCGCCTCCGGAAGAAACCAGGGGACCCACAAGGCGACCGTAGAAGCCTATTTCGCCGAAGATCCGGACCGTCCCTCCACCATGGAGATGGCGGACCGCATCCGTCCCTTCGTAAACGCCATGCCCGGCGTGGACGGGTCGGTCAGCGGATTCCGGAAGAACATGGGAGGCGGAAAGCCCATCCAGATTGTGGTCAAGGGGGAAGAGCTTGAAACCCTCTACCGGATCGCTGAGACCATACGGGACCGGATCCGTCATGTCCCCGGAATCGTGGATGCCGGTATCGACGTGGAAATGGGCAAGCCCGAGCTGCAGGTCCTGCCGGTGAGGTGGCGCCTCTCCCAGTTCGGCATCGACATGACCACCCTGTCCCACGTGATTTACGGCTACCTTGTCGGCATGGACGCGGGGAAATTCCGCCAGGGCGGCTTCGAATACGACATCAAGGCCAGGATCAGTCCGGACAAGGCGAAGGATATCTTCAAGGTCCAGGACCTGCCGATCATGACAACGTACGGCCTCATGCCCCTGAAGGAATTTGCCGATGTGCAGTGGAGGGACGGACCGACGGAAGTCGTCCGGGAGGACAGGCAGAAGGCGGTCACCGTCGAGGCCGACGCCCGCTACATCAGTGTCGGCGAGGCCACGGCCAATGCCCGTCAGGCCATAGCGGACCTTGATCTTCCCGAGGGGTACTCCATCGACTACGGAGGAGACGCCGAATTCATGGAGGAGACCTTCGGTGAGCTCGGCCGGGCGCTCTTCCTCGCCATAGGGCTGACGTTTATCATCATCGCGGCCATCCTCGAGTCATGGTTCTTCGCTTTCGTGATCATCCTCACGGTGCCCCTTTCCGCCCTGGGAGTCATTCCCTCCATGCTGCTGTCGGGGGTCGCCATCTCCATTTTCGCCCTTATCGGCCTGATCATGCTGGTGGGGCTGGTGGTGAACAACGCCATCGTGGTCATCGACTACGCAGAGACCCGAAGGAAAGATGAAGGTGAGCCGGCCGCCGTCGCCATCGAGAAGGCCTGCGCCATCCGTCTCAGAATGCTCTTCATGGCCATCTCCGCCGCCGTTATCTCCATGGTGCCCCTTGCCCTGGGAACGGGACAGGGCGGAGCCCTCCGGCAGCCCATCGCCTTCGTTGCCATCGGCGGTCTTGTCGCCGGAGGCATCATCGCACTGCTGGTCGTGCCCGCGGTTTACAAACTCTACTGGGGATTCCGCGAGCGGAGAGCCGCCAGGAAGAACCAGGCTGCCTCGCCCGAACCGGAATAG
- a CDS encoding efflux RND transporter periplasmic adaptor subunit — MVVRVQAKLQETAADAIAMEQKEEVPVPVDVMRLSRQDWEIWRSYYGRVKAGKSQTVTSYVKEIVREVHVQIGDKVKAGQVLLTLSSQDYLASVAADRVSYEKAVRDYERLSELYKSGGVSKDQVEQAFSRMKSEEAKLQSSQSTLARTQIRASIDGIVAGRSVEPGEVASDGKPLLVIIDLMDLEAEIMVSRKDILSLNRETPVEVLSDGQKTRCSIKRISPEAVQGSGLYPVDVCLNGLDVLPGTHVEARFLVEKKKDLIVIPSEIIQRRGDKAYVYVVENERAKLREIVPGEGQNGSVSIEAGLSEGDLVVVRGHNLLSDNALVVVTGEAAPGTEGK, encoded by the coding sequence ATGGTGGTCAGGGTGCAGGCGAAGCTCCAGGAGACCGCCGCCGACGCGATTGCCATGGAACAGAAAGAGGAAGTGCCCGTTCCGGTCGATGTGATGCGGCTCTCCCGGCAGGACTGGGAAATATGGAGGAGCTACTACGGCCGGGTAAAGGCCGGAAAAAGCCAGACCGTCACGTCCTACGTGAAGGAAATCGTTCGGGAGGTCCACGTCCAGATAGGCGACAAAGTGAAGGCGGGGCAGGTGCTGCTGACCCTCTCCTCCCAGGATTACCTGGCTTCCGTCGCCGCCGACAGGGTGAGCTACGAGAAAGCTGTTCGGGACTATGAACGACTTTCCGAACTCTACAAGTCGGGCGGTGTTTCCAAGGACCAGGTGGAGCAGGCATTTTCGAGGATGAAGAGCGAGGAGGCGAAACTCCAGTCCTCCCAGTCCACCCTCGCCCGCACACAGATCCGGGCCAGCATTGACGGCATCGTGGCCGGCCGGTCCGTCGAACCGGGAGAAGTGGCCTCCGACGGGAAGCCCCTGCTGGTCATCATCGACCTTATGGACCTTGAGGCAGAGATCATGGTCTCCCGGAAGGACATCCTGAGCCTGAACAGGGAGACTCCCGTGGAAGTGCTGAGCGACGGGCAGAAGACCAGGTGCTCCATAAAGAGGATCAGCCCCGAGGCCGTCCAGGGATCGGGACTGTATCCCGTGGATGTCTGCCTGAACGGTCTCGACGTGCTTCCCGGAACCCACGTGGAGGCCCGTTTCCTTGTGGAGAAAAAGAAGGACCTGATCGTCATCCCCTCGGAAATCATCCAGAGAAGGGGAGACAAGGCCTATGTTTACGTGGTCGAGAACGAAAGGGCGAAGCTGAGGGAGATCGTTCCCGGCGAGGGGCAGAACGGCTCGGTTTCGATAGAAGCCGGCCTTTCGGAAGGAGACCTCGTGGTCGTCAGGGGGCATAACCTGCTGTCTGATAACGCTCTCGTCGTTGTGACGGGGGAGGCCGCCCCCGGAACGGAAGGCAAATAG
- a CDS encoding TetR/AcrR family transcriptional regulator, giving the protein MRYGPRKIDDEKRAALIEAAMEEIAANGIDGASYNRIIERSGLSKGVVYYYFDNKDSLYLTVLDEVERQFLSSVGELKMPETREEFWTACRLYYEKAVRYGAGNLGIVKVVRNLIEPGTGMKGSPEFRENFRKVERWTANLLKRGQELGAIRKDVPPDLLRSVLQAMGHTMDSWLFENLEKAPGTVCIERFLAFALDMYERILSPEGTEEACQNQFLQG; this is encoded by the coding sequence GTGCGTTACGGACCCAGGAAGATTGATGATGAAAAAAGAGCGGCCCTCATCGAAGCCGCCATGGAGGAAATTGCCGCCAACGGCATCGACGGAGCCTCCTACAACAGGATTATCGAGCGGTCAGGCCTGAGCAAGGGTGTGGTCTACTACTATTTCGATAACAAGGATAGCCTCTATCTCACCGTTCTCGACGAGGTGGAGCGGCAGTTTCTCTCCTCGGTGGGAGAGCTGAAGATGCCCGAAACCAGGGAAGAGTTCTGGACAGCCTGCCGGCTGTATTACGAGAAGGCTGTACGCTACGGAGCCGGAAATCTCGGGATCGTCAAGGTCGTTCGGAACCTGATCGAACCCGGCACGGGAATGAAGGGGAGCCCCGAATTTCGGGAAAACTTCAGGAAGGTCGAGCGGTGGACCGCCAACCTTCTGAAGCGGGGCCAGGAGCTGGGAGCGATTCGAAAGGACGTGCCTCCGGATCTCCTCCGGAGTGTCCTCCAGGCCATGGGGCACACCATGGATTCCTGGCTTTTCGAAAATCTGGAGAAGGCCCCGGGAACCGTGTGCATTGAGAGATTTTTGGCCTTTGCGCTGGATATGTACGAGAGAATTTTGTCACCGGAAGGGACAGAGGAAGCATGCCAAAATCAATTTTTACAAGGCTGA
- a CDS encoding heavy metal translocating P-type ATPase, which produces MADGAGEIRLSLEGLSCTQCSAKIEKAVAVLPGVSSATIDLVTGRMRVSLEDQRPSAELISSIRTVVSSIEPGVVVSEERLPEGASSPPKGDVIRLSAGALLWLAALFLPLGDTVRILLYTAAYLTAGIKVLRTVAGNIRRGAFFDEFFLMTAATGGAFAIGEFSEAVAVMLFYETGELVQSLAVERSRRSILSLLDIRPDRATVLEEGEWKSVRAENVAAGSMLLVKPGERVPLDGKVLEGTSSLDTSSLTGESVPRDVSEGSEVLAGTVNLGGTLTVIVLRPFGETTLSKGLRLIEEARERKAPTERFITSFAGWYTPSVVVLAALLALVPPLAGLGGFRDWGYRALVFLVVSCPCALVISVPLALFGGMGAASRRGILLKGGNVLETLARTKAVLFDKTGTLTMGVFRVTEVHPSFFMTGPELLETAAAAERGSNHPVARAVVAAAGEGPALPVEEYPGLGVRLVLDGGEILAGNAALLERHGVSVDGDPGTKPGAVVHVARDGRYAGFLVVEDTPREQAREAVDRLRKLGVSIVGMLSGDRPENAGKLARELGLDFWEGGLLPADKLDSFRRIREEAGGTTLFVGDGMNDAPLLAAADAGFAMGGLGADAAIEAADGVLLRDDPLGVAEGIEIARRTRSIVRQNIAFALGVKGLVLVMGAFGVATMWEAVFADVGVALLATLNAARILRTGVSGNG; this is translated from the coding sequence ATGGCTGACGGTGCCGGTGAAATCCGCCTCTCCCTCGAAGGGCTGAGCTGCACCCAGTGTTCGGCGAAAATTGAGAAAGCCGTGGCTGTCCTGCCCGGGGTTTCGTCGGCAACCATCGACCTCGTCACAGGAAGGATGAGGGTTTCTCTCGAAGATCAGCGGCCTTCGGCTGAACTCATCTCCAGCATCCGGACCGTCGTGTCGTCCATCGAGCCGGGGGTGGTGGTCTCGGAAGAACGCCTTCCGGAAGGGGCGTCCTCCCCGCCGAAGGGAGACGTGATCCGTCTTTCCGCCGGAGCCCTGCTCTGGCTGGCCGCCCTCTTCCTGCCCCTCGGAGATACGGTCCGGATCCTTCTGTACACAGCGGCCTACCTGACGGCGGGAATCAAGGTCCTCCGTACCGTGGCGGGAAACATCCGCCGGGGGGCCTTTTTCGACGAGTTCTTTCTCATGACCGCCGCTACCGGCGGTGCCTTCGCCATCGGCGAGTTCTCGGAAGCGGTGGCGGTGATGCTGTTTTACGAAACGGGAGAGCTGGTACAGTCCCTTGCCGTGGAGAGGTCCCGCCGTTCCATCCTGTCGCTTCTTGACATCCGTCCCGACCGGGCGACGGTGCTCGAAGAGGGGGAGTGGAAATCGGTCAGGGCGGAGAACGTCGCGGCCGGGAGCATGCTTCTCGTGAAGCCGGGGGAGCGGGTTCCCCTCGACGGAAAGGTGCTTGAGGGGACATCCTCCCTGGATACTTCCTCCCTGACGGGAGAATCGGTTCCCCGGGACGTGTCGGAGGGGAGCGAAGTGCTCGCCGGGACCGTCAACCTCGGCGGCACCCTCACGGTGATAGTGCTCCGCCCCTTCGGAGAAACCACCCTTTCCAAAGGTCTTCGTCTGATCGAAGAGGCCCGGGAGCGAAAGGCCCCCACAGAGCGGTTCATCACGTCCTTTGCCGGGTGGTACACCCCTTCGGTGGTCGTCCTGGCCGCCCTTCTCGCCCTGGTGCCTCCTCTCGCCGGTCTTGGAGGATTCCGGGACTGGGGGTACCGGGCACTGGTCTTCCTTGTGGTGTCCTGCCCCTGCGCCCTCGTGATCTCCGTTCCCCTCGCCCTGTTCGGCGGCATGGGCGCCGCGTCCCGGAGGGGAATCCTGCTGAAGGGAGGCAATGTGCTGGAGACCCTGGCTCGTACGAAGGCCGTCCTCTTCGACAAGACCGGCACCCTCACCATGGGGGTGTTCCGGGTGACGGAGGTCCATCCGTCCTTCTTCATGACCGGCCCTGAACTGCTCGAAACGGCGGCGGCGGCCGAACGTGGATCGAACCATCCCGTTGCCCGGGCTGTGGTTGCAGCGGCAGGGGAGGGTCCCGCCCTTCCCGTGGAGGAGTACCCCGGGCTGGGGGTCCGGCTGGTTCTCGATGGGGGCGAGATTCTCGCCGGGAATGCGGCCCTCCTGGAGCGGCACGGCGTTTCGGTCGATGGGGATCCCGGTACGAAGCCCGGAGCGGTGGTCCACGTGGCCCGGGATGGGCGGTACGCAGGCTTTCTCGTGGTGGAGGACACCCCCAGGGAACAGGCACGGGAAGCGGTGGACCGCCTGCGGAAGCTTGGGGTGAGCATCGTGGGCATGCTGTCGGGAGACCGGCCGGAGAACGCCGGAAAACTTGCCCGGGAGCTTGGCCTCGACTTCTGGGAAGGAGGGCTTCTTCCCGCCGACAAGCTTGATTCCTTCAGGCGAATCAGGGAGGAGGCAGGGGGAACAACCCTCTTCGTCGGCGACGGCATGAACGACGCTCCTCTTCTTGCCGCTGCCGACGCGGGCTTCGCCATGGGCGGTCTGGGGGCGGACGCCGCCATCGAGGCGGCCGACGGGGTGCTACTGCGGGACGATCCCCTGGGGGTGGCGGAGGGCATTGAAATCGCCCGGAGAACCCGGAGCATTGTCCGGCAGAATATCGCCTTCGCCCTGGGGGTAAAGGGGCTTGTGCTGGTCATGGGCGCCTTCGGCGTCGCCACCATGTGGGAAGCGGTTTTCGCCGACGTGGGGGTGGCCCTCCTCGCCACGCTGAACGCGGCAAGAATCCTCCGGACCGGAGTGTCCGGGAACGGCTGA